The window CGAGCATGACCAGCGCGACTGCCACCCCGATCCAGGGCGCCATCGAGTACGCGGCCAGGCCGGCGACCGAGAGCACCAGGAAGATTTCCTCGGGCGCGTAGGCCACCGAGGACATCGCGTCGGAGGCGAAGACGGGAAGTGCGATCCGCTTGGGCAGCAGCGTGTGGCTCAGCTTGTCGCTGCGGAAGGGCTGTCCCAGGACCAGCCGGCGGGCGGCGGTCGAAAGCTTAGACACGAGTGCCAAGACTAGGCCCACGACGCGTTGGCTGTAGCGTTCCCCATACGGTCGTTGTCCGCGAGCATCGGTCAGCCACTTTTCGGCCCCGGTTCTAGCGGGCAGACGCACGACGTAGCCGAGAGGACTTCAGGTGCGGGTAGTGGTGATGGGGTGCGGCCGGGTGGGCGCCTCGCTGGCCGACGCGCTGTCCCGGATCGGGCATGACGTGGCGATCATCGATCGCGACGCGACCGCCTTCCACCGGTTGTCGGTGGAGTTCTCCGGCGAGCGGGTGCTGGGAATGGGCTTCGACCTGGAAGTGTTGCTGCGCGCGGGGATTCAGCACGCCGACGCCTTCGCCGCGGTGTCCTCCGGCGACAACTCGAACATCATCTCCGCGCGGGTGGCCCGCGAGACCTTCGGCGTACAGCGGGTGGTCGCCCGCATCTACGACGCCAAGCGAGCCGCGGTCTATGAGCGCCTGGGCATCCCGACCGTGGCCACCGTGCCGTGGACCACCGACCGGCTGCTCAACGCGCTCGTCCGCGACACCGAGACCGCCAGATGGCGTGATCCCACCGGCACCGTCGCCGTCGCCGAGGTGTCGTTGCACGAGGGGTGGGTTGGCCATCGGGTAACCGACCTCGAGGAGGCCACCGGGGCGCGGGTGGCCTTCGTCATCCGGTTCGGCACCGGAATCCTGCCCAAGCCCAAGACCGTCGTGCAGGTCGGCGATCAGGTCTATGTCGCGGCGGTGTCCGGGCGGGCCGCCGAGGCGCTGGCGATCGCCGCGCTACCGCCTGGCCCGGACGTCGGAGAGGGGCACTGAGGACATGGGCGAGAAGCGTCTGAAGGTAGCGATCGCCGGGGCCGGTGCGGTCGGGCGGTCGATCGCTCGGGAGCTGCTGGAAAGCGAGCACGAGGTCACCCTGATCGAACGCAACGCCGAGCATCTCGACGTCGACGCCATTCCCGCCGCGCACTGGCGGCTCGGTGACGCCTGCGAGCTGTCGCTGCTGGAGTCGGTGCACCTGGAGGGGTTCGACGTGGTGATCGCCGCCACCGGCGACGACAAGGCCAACGTGGTTCTCTCACTGCTGGCCAAGACGGAGTTCGCGGTCTCGCGGGTCGTGGCCCGGGTGAACGATCCGCGCAACGAGTGGCTATTCGACAGCTCCTGGGGCGTCGACGTCGCGGTGTCCACGCCGCGGATGCTGGCCTCCCTGGTGGAGGAGGCGGTGGCGGTCGGTGATCTGGTGCGCCTCATGCAGTTCCGCCAGGGCCACGCCAACCTGGTCGAGATCACCCTGCCCGACGACACCCCGTGGGGTGGCCGCCCGGTGCGCAAGCTGTCGCTGCCCCGCGACGCCGCACTGGTCACGATCCTGCGCGGTCAGCGGGTCATCGTGCCCGAGGCCGACGAGCCGCTCGAAGGCGGCGACGAGTTGCTGTTCGTGGCGGCACCAGAGGTCGAGGACGAGCTGCGCGCGACGCTGCTGTCAGCGGCGAGAAGCTAGCGGTCAGTACCCGGCCGGCGCCACGTCGGCGTCCGTCTCGGTGTCGTGCGGGTGCGCCCGGTGCACCGCCCGCTGCGCGGTCCGGATGGCCAGATAGGTGACCAGGGCGGCGACGGCGGTCAGCGGCCAGCCCATCGCGATGCGGGCCAGCCCGAGCCAGCCGGTCTGGTTGGCGTCGTAGAGGTGGTGTTGCACCGCGAAGCGGGCGCCGAACACCAGCACCCAGGTCACGGTGGCGAGGTCGAAGGCCAGCACCGCGCGCCGGCTCTTGCGCCATCCGCGGTCGTGCCCGTTGACCCAGCTCCAGACGTAACCCACGACCGGGCGGCGGATGAGAATCGAGATCGCGAACACCGCCGCCCACAGCAGCGAGGTCCAGATGCCGAGCAGGAAGTAGCCCTTCGAGGCTCCGACGAACCAGGCGATCAGCGCGCTGATGCCCACCCCGATGAACCCGGACACGGCGGGCTGCGCGGAGTCGCGGCGGATCAGCCGCCAGAGCAGGATCAGTGCGGCCACTCCCAGTGCGGCGCTGATGGCGGGCACCAAGCCGAAGGCGGTGTTGACCGGGACCAGAACGGCGACGGGCAGAGCCGAGTAGACCAGGCCGCTGATGCCGCCCATCTGGGCCAATAGTGCCTGGGCCGGGGTGTTCCTGGGTTCGTCATCGTCCGCGGGCTCAGGGGTGTCGGCGCCGGCCGCATCACTGACCGATCGGGTCAACGCTGAATCTCGTAGTGCGGGTTGTAGATGGCCTTGTTGCCGTTCTCCAGCGTGCCCAGGCGCCCGCGCACCCGCAGGGTGCGGCCGGATTCGATACCGGGGATACGGCGCTGACCGAGCCAGACCAGGGTCACGCTGTCGGTGCCGTCGAAGAACTCCGCACGTACCCCGCCGGCGCAGCCTTTGGCGTTGGTCTCGACACTGCGCAGGGTTCCGACCATCGTGACTTCCTGGCCGCGCTGACAGTCGACGGCGCGCTGGGCGCCGGTGCTGGCGGCCTCGCCGGTGAGCTCTTCCACGTCGCGCTGCTCAGAGTCCTCCGTCAAGCGACGGGTGATCCGGCGAACAAAACCTTCGGCCGTAGCCATGGCTTCTCCTGATGTTCGATCACACTGCCAACGCAACGGTAGACCTCTTGGTTCCCCGCTGCCACGCGGCATACCCGGAGTCGTCACGGTTGCGCCGATTCAGGGCACGATCTAGCTATGGCGTTCACATTGCGCGGCGTGACGACGGTGCTGCTGCCCGGAACCGGCTCGGACGACGACTACGTCTACCGGGCCTTCGCCGGCCCGCTGCACGAGGCGGGTGCGGTGGTGGTCGCCATCGCACCGCAGCCGGCCAACCTGGTGGCCGGCTACCTGCAGGCGCTCGAGGACGCCTCGCGCGACGGCGCGATCGCGGTCGGCGGGGTGTCCATCGGCGCGGCGGTGGCCGCGGCGTGGGCGCTGGCGCTCCCGGGCCGGGCGGTCGCGGTGCTCGCGGCGCTGCCGCCGTGGACCGGCGAACCGTATTCCGCTCCTGCCGCGCTGGCCGCACGGCGCACCGCAGCACAGCTGCGCACCGAAGGACTGGCGGCCACCATGGCGCAGATGCGGGCGTCGAGCCCGGTCTGGCTGGCCGACGAGCTCGCGCGCAGCTGGCTGCGCCAGTGGCCGGAGCTGCCCGACGCGCTGGAGGAAGCGGCCGGCTACGTCTCGCCGTCGAGTGCGGAACTGGAGCGCCTGAGCGTGCCGATGGGCATCGTCGCGGCCTCCGACGACCCGATCCATCCCGTGGAGGTGGCTTTGGAGTGGATGTCGGCGGCGCCGCGCGCGGCGCTGAGCACGGTCACCCTCGACGAGTTCGGGCCCGAACCAGCCGTGTTGGGCGCGGCCTGTCTGGCGGCGCTTCAGGAAGCCGCGGGCTAGCTAGCCGCCGGTGCTGCTGCTGCTGCGCAGCTGCTGCATGGCCGAACCCGACGCGCTGCGGCGTTCGGTGGGCTGCTGGCCTTGAGCCTGCTGCTGCTGGATCAGCGCCTGCTGGGCGGCGGCCATCTGCGCCTGCTGCGCGGCGGCCTGCCGAAGTTGCTCGGCCATCGGCTCGGGCAGCTGCACCGGCAGCGGGGTGCGCACCGGCAGCGGAGTGTCGCCTCGACGAACAACGGTGTCGGCCACTGCTTCTCGCGCCTCAACCGTCAGACGGTCCATCGACTCGGGCGCACCGTTGACCACGCAGCGAATCATCCAGCGGTAGCCGTCGACGCCGACGAAGCGCACCACACCGGCACCGGTACCGACCACCTCGCGACCCCACGGCCCATCTTCGATGGAGACCTTGGCGTTGTCGTTGCGCAGCGAGTCGGCCAGCTCGCCGGCCACCTCGCGCCACAGTCCGGGCGACTTGGGTGCGGCGTAGGCCGCGATGGTGAACCGCCCATTGGTCGTGACGACCCACACCGCGCTGGGCACGCCGACCTCGTTCATCTCGACCTGGACCTGCCCGGCGGCCGGCATCGGAACCAGCACCGACCCGAGGTCGAGCCGGGCCAGCGCCGCATCGTCCGGATTGTCAAAGTCCTCGATGTCGAAGGGGCCGCCTTCGTCGTCGAGTTCCGGATCCGCCGGCGCGGGCGCCGGCGTCTCGGTGGTCTCGTCACGCTGATCGTCGTTCTTACGTCTGCCGAATGCCATCACAAACTCGCATGTCCGCCGGAGGATCCGTGGCCGCCCTGACCACGGGTGGTGTCAGCCAGCCCAGCCTCGTCGAACGAGGCAACCTCGACCAGCTCTGGAAGTTCGACCCGCTGCACCAGCAGTTGGGCGATGCGGTCGCCGCGCCGGATCACGATCGGCGTGGCGGGGTCGAGGTTGATCAGTGCCACCTTGACCTCGCCGCGGTATCCCGCGTCGATCGTGCCGGGGCTGTTGACGATCGAAAGTCCCACGCGCGCAGCCAAACCGGAGCGCGGGTGGACGAGCCCGACCATACCGTGCGGAATGGCCACGGCGATCCCGGTGCAGACCAGCGCACGCTGGCCGGGGCCCAGTTCGACGTCCTCGGCGCTGCACAGATCGACGCCTGCATCGCCGTCATGAGCGCGGCTGGGCATCGGGAGATCGCGGTCCAAACGAACCACCGCAAGACTGGTGGGCACGATGGCACAGACTACCCTTGGCCTCGTGTCTGGTTCGCGTGTGACCTCGCAAAGCGTGCGGTACCGCGAGCGGCTGTGGGTGCCCTGGTGGTGGTGGCCGCTCGGTCTCGGGGTGGCGACGCTCATCGCCAAGGAAGTCAACATGGGGGTACGGACGCTACCCCCGTGGCTGCCCTATGCGGTGTTGGGCGCGGTGGCTGCCGGAGTGCTGCTGTGGTTGGGCCGAACCGAGGTCCGGGTGATCGCCGACGGTTCCGCGGTCGAGGTGTGGGCCGGGCAGGCGCACCTTCCGGCGTCGGTGGTCAGGCGCTCGGCGGAGATCCCGCGCACAGCCAAGTCGGCAGCGCTGGGCCGTCAGCTCGACCCGGCGGCCTACGTGCTGCACCGGCCATGGGTCGGACCCCTGGTGTTGCTCGTGCTCGACGACCCGGACGATCCGACGCCGTACTGGCTGATCAGTGCTCGACACCCGGAGCGGGTGCTCTCGGCGCTCAGGAGCTGAAGTCCCGCGACGGAAGCTAGGCCGCGCAGTCGGTGCAGATCATCACGCCGTTCTTGTCGCTGGCCAAGCGGCTGCGGTGATGCACCAGGAAGCAGCTCGAACAGGTGAACTCGTCGGCCTGCTTCGGGATCACCCGGACCGACAGTTCCTCGCCGGACAGGTCTGCACCCGGCAACTCGAAGTTCTCACCGGTATCTGATTCGTCGACGTCGACCACTGCCGACTGCGCTTCATTGCGCCGCGCCTTCAGCTCCTCGAGCGAATCTTCGGACACGTCGTCGGTCTCCGTACGCCGTGGGGCGTCGTAGTCGGTAGCCATCGTCTTCCCCTCGTTGCCTCAGCATGGCTTTGTATCAGCGTCGAACGCATCCACCAAACGATTCGTGCCCAGATCGCGGTGCATTGAAGTGTGATTTACCTCACGCATATTGATAAGCGCCGACGGGCGTGTTCCGCCGGCGCCCACGACGTGGTTCTAGAGTGCATCCGTGGTCGCTCAAATTACCGAGGGCACAGCCTTCGACAAGCGTGGTCGCCCGTTCCGCCGCCGCAACTACCTGCCGGGCATCATCGCGGTCGCCGTGCTGTTCGTGATCACCGCTTTGGTGTGGGGAATCGTCCTGACCCGCCCTGTCGACGTCCGCGAGGCGGCCGCCTGCAACGCCCCGCCCACCCCGGCCGATTCCTCGGCCCCGAAACTCGGCGAGCAGGTGTCGCGCTCGACGCTCATCGATGTGGCCCCCGCCAAGCTCGCCGATACCAAGATCCGCGTGCTCAACGCGAGCGGCCAGGGCGGACAGGCCGGTGACGTGGCCGGCGCGCTGCGCGACATCGGGTTCGCCCAGCCCACCGCCGCCAACGACCCGGTCTACGCCAACGCCCGGCTGAACTGTCAGGGTCAGATCCGCTTCGGCGCCAACGGCAGGGCCGGCGCCGCCGCGGTGTGGCTGGTGGCCCCGTGCGTAGAGCTCTACCAGGACGACCGCAAGGACGACACCGTCGATCTGGCCATCGGGACCGACTTCACCACGCTGGCCCACAGCGACGACATCGACGCGGTGCTGGCGGGTCTGCGCCCGGATGCCACCGAGCCGGCGGACTCGGCGTTGATCGCCAAGATCCACAACGGCACCTGCTGAGCCGGCTCATTCCAGCGGGCGCAGCCCCCCGAACTTCTCGAGTGCCTCGATGAGTTGCGTCGCGATGCCCGGCGCTGCCGCGACCAGCAGGCCGGCCCGCCCGTCGTCGACGTCGGGCAGGCGCACCAGCGCACCGGCCTCGGTGGCCACCAGCGCACCCGCCGCCCAGTCCCAGACATGCAGTCCATGCTCGTAGTGGGCATCCAGCCGACCCTCGGCCACCATGCACAGATCCAGTGCCGCCGATCCGATCCGGCGGACATCGCGCACCAGCGGCAGGATGCGGGACAGCAGTGCCGACTGCTCGGCGCGCCGGCGCGGGGCGTAGCCGAAGCCGGTGCCGACCAATGCCATGGCCAGCTCGTCGGCGCCGCTGGAGCGCAGGACCTGGCGCTCACCGTCGCGCAGCACGTGCGCGCCGTGGCCCAGCGCGGCTGAGTAGATGTCGCCGGACACCACGTCGGCGACCGCCCCCGCCACCGACACACCGTCGATCTGGGCGGCCACCGAAATCGCGTAGGCCGGAATGCCGTAGACGAAGTTGACCGTCCCGTCGATGGGATCGACCACCCAGCAGACGCCGCCGTCGGCACCGACCGCCGGCCCGCCGCCCTCCTCGCCGAGGATCGGCTCGCCGGGTCGCAGCGCGTCGAGCCGATCCCGCACCAGCCGTTCGGTCTCGGTGTCGGCGACTGTCACCGGATCGGTCGGGGTGCTCTTGGACCGGACCGAACCGGCGGCGGTCATGCGTCCGTCACCGAAGATCTCGGCGCGGCGGCGGCGCACGAAAGCGGCCGCCTCGGCGGCCAACTGCTCGGCGACGGCACGCAATTGGTCAGGCCGGTTCTCGCTCACCCCGCTATCGCAGCACACCCCGGCGACACGGACACAACGAGCCCCGTACGAACTAGTGTGTGCATCGCGCCGACACACCGCCTCGCCGAGGAGCAGCCATGACCGCAGCCGAGCCAATCGCCGCAGGACAGAACCGAGGATTCGGTGTCGACGTCGGCGGCAGCGGCGTCAAGGGCGGCATCGTCGATCTGGACACCGGCAAGCTCATCGGCGAACGGTTCAAGATGCTCACCCCCCAGCCGGCGACACCGGAGGCGATCGCCAAGACCGTCGCCGAAGTCGTCAGACACTTCGAGTGGACCGGGCCCCTGGGGGTCACCTATCCGGGCGTGGTCGTCAACGGTGTGGCGCAGACCGCCGCCAACGTCGACGAGGCCTGGATCGGGGCCAACGCTTCGGAGATCATCGGCGCCGCACTCGATGGCCAGCAGGTGACGGTGCTCAACGACGCCGACGCAGCGGGGCTCGCCGAGGAGCGCTACGGCGCCGGGCGCACCGAGAGCGGTGTGGTGGTGCTGCTGACGTTCGGGACGGGAATCGGCTCGGCGGTGATCCACAAGGGCGTGCTGCTGCCCAACACCGAGTTCGGCCACTTGGAGGTGGGCGGCAAGGAGGCCGAGCACCGGGCGGCGTCCTCGGTGAAGGAACGCAAGAGCTGGAGCTATGAACGGTGGAGCGAGGAGGTCACCAGGGTGCTCGTCACCATCGAGAACCTGATCTGGCCCGACCTGTTCATCGCCGGGGGCGGCATCAGCCGCAAATCCGAGAAGTGGATCCCGCTTTTGAAGAACCGCACGCCGGTCGTCGCGGCCGAACTGCTCAACGAAGCGGGCATCGTCGGCGCCGCGATGGCGGCATCAGGCGACGTCACGCACTGATTTTTGCCCGCTGAGCGCGGAAGGGCGCCAAGCAGTCGTTACAATGGTCCACGGCGGCCGCCTACCGGATAGCGGCAAGTATCCACCACGAGATCCACGCCGATATTCCTGATAGCCGACGCTTTCGGTCGGGTGCGCCCACGCCCGCCGCGAGCGAGCACGATCGAAAGGGTGTACGTGGCAGCGACCAAGGCAAGCCCGGCAACCGACGAGCCGGTGAAGCGCACCGCCACCAAGACGCCCGCGAAGAAGCCGGCGGCCGAGGCCGCCAACGGTTCCGCGCCGGCCAAGCGGGCCACCAAGGCCCCTGCCGCGAGGGCCGCGGCCGGTGACGCCGAGGCTGCTCCCAAGACCGGGGCCGTTGCCAAAGCCGCTCCGAAGAGGGCCACCAAGGCCGCCGGCCGTGCCGGTAAGGCCACCAAGAAGCCCGAGGACGCGGTACCGGAAACGGCCGGCGACGTCATCGCCGACGACCTGGACACCGCACTCGACGCCGATCCCGAACTGGATGTTGCCGAAGACGAGATCGTGCTCGACGAGCTCGAAGACGTCGCCGAAGAGGTCGAGGTGGCCGTCGAGGAGGGCGCCGAAGAGGCCGCCCCGGCCGCCGCCGAGGGCGAGGCCGCCGACGAGGACGACATCAGCGAGCCTTCGGAGAAGGACAAGGCCTCCGGCGACTTCGTGTGGGACGAGGAGGAGTCCGAGGCGCTGCGGCAGGCCCGCAAGGACGCCGAGCTCACCGCCTCAGCCGACTCGGTTCGCGCCTACCTCAAGCAGATCGGCAAAGTCGCGCTGCTCAACGCCGAGGAAGAGGTCGAGCTGGCCAAGCGCATCGAGGCCGGCCTGTATGCCACCCAGAAGCTGGCGGAGCTGGCCGAGAAGGGCGAGAAGTTACCGGTTCAGCAGCGTCGCGACATGCAGTGGATCTGCCGCGACGGTGACCGGGCCAAGAACCATCTGCTCGAAGCCAACCTGCGTCTGGTGGTGTCGCTGGCCAAGCGCTACACCGGCCGCGGAATGGCGTTCCTGGACCTCATCCAGGAGGGCAACCTCGGCTTGATCCGCGCGGTCGAGAAGTTCGACTACACCAAGGGCTACAAGTTCTCCACCTACGCCACCTGGTGGATCCGGCAGGCGATCACCCGTGCGATGGCCGACCAAGCCCGCACCATCCGCATCCCGGTGCACATGGTCGAGGTCATCAACAAGCTGGGCCGTATCCAGCGCGAGCTCTTGCAGGACCTGGGCCGCGAGCCCACGCCAGAGGAGCTCGCCAGGGAGATGGACATCACGCCGGAGAAGGTGCTGGAGATCCAGCAGTACGCGCGTGAGCCGATCTCGCTGGACCAGACCATCGGCGACGAGGGCGACAGCCAGCTCGGTGACTTCATCGAGGACAGCGAGGCCGTGGTGGCCGTCGACGCGGTGTCCTTCACGCTGCTGCAGGATCAGCTGCAGTCGGTGCTCGAGACACTCTCCGAGCGCGAGGCCGGCGTGGTGCGGCTGCGGTTCGGCCTGACCGACGGCCAGCCCCGCACCCTCGACGAGATCGGCCAGGTCTACGGCGTTACCCGGGAGCGGATCCGCCAGATCGAGTCCAAGACGATGTCGAAACTGCGCCACCCGAGCCGCTCGCAGGTGCTGCGCGACTACCTGGACTAGTGGCCGCGCCGACTTTCGTCAGTCCCGCTTTCGGTGCCCCCCACCCCGGAGGCCGCACGCGGGCCACGCTCACCGGCAGTCGCGGCAGCTGGAGGAGATTTCGTCGTGGACCGCCGCGCAGCCACCGTATGGGGGCGTGAGACACGACACAGCGTTAAACCCCCGGGGAACAAGGCCGGAACAGCGAACGTCTGAGACAGTAGAGATCCGTGACGGTGGCGCCGAGTCACCGACGCGCTGAGCACCTTACGGAGGAGCCCATGAACGCGACCCTGACCAGTCCCGAAATGACCAGGGCTGATCGCTGCGACCGCTGCGGGGCGGCGGCTCGGGTCCGCGCCAAGCTCCCCTCCGGTGCCGAACTCCTGTTCTGCCAGCATCACGCCAACGAGCACCAGGCCAAGCTGGCCGAGCTGGCGGCGGTGATCGAAGTCGCCCCGTCGGAGGCATAACAGCGACTCGCGGCCGGCGTCGCTGGGCAGGACCGCCGTCGTCAGGAATGCTGGAACGGTCATGACTGACCACTCCGCCAAGCCGTCTCGCCATCACGTG is drawn from Candidatus Mycolicibacterium alkanivorans and contains these coding sequences:
- a CDS encoding potassium channel family protein; translation: MRVVVMGCGRVGASLADALSRIGHDVAIIDRDATAFHRLSVEFSGERVLGMGFDLEVLLRAGIQHADAFAAVSSGDNSNIISARVARETFGVQRVVARIYDAKRAAVYERLGIPTVATVPWTTDRLLNALVRDTETARWRDPTGTVAVAEVSLHEGWVGHRVTDLEEATGARVAFVIRFGTGILPKPKTVVQVGDQVYVAAVSGRAAEALAIAALPPGPDVGEGH
- a CDS encoding potassium channel family protein, with protein sequence MKVAIAGAGAVGRSIARELLESEHEVTLIERNAEHLDVDAIPAAHWRLGDACELSLLESVHLEGFDVVIAATGDDKANVVLSLLAKTEFAVSRVVARVNDPRNEWLFDSSWGVDVAVSTPRMLASLVEEAVAVGDLVRLMQFRQGHANLVEITLPDDTPWGGRPVRKLSLPRDAALVTILRGQRVIVPEADEPLEGGDELLFVAAPEVEDELRATLLSAARS
- a CDS encoding DUF3159 domain-containing protein, which codes for MAQMGGISGLVYSALPVAVLVPVNTAFGLVPAISAALGVAALILLWRLIRRDSAQPAVSGFIGVGISALIAWFVGASKGYFLLGIWTSLLWAAVFAISILIRRPVVGYVWSWVNGHDRGWRKSRRAVLAFDLATVTWVLVFGARFAVQHHLYDANQTGWLGLARIAMGWPLTAVAALVTYLAIRTAQRAVHRAHPHDTETDADVAPAGY
- a CDS encoding OB-fold nucleic acid binding domain-containing protein; its protein translation is MATAEGFVRRITRRLTEDSEQRDVEELTGEAASTGAQRAVDCQRGQEVTMVGTLRSVETNAKGCAGGVRAEFFDGTDSVTLVWLGQRRIPGIESGRTLRVRGRLGTLENGNKAIYNPHYEIQR
- a CDS encoding alpha/beta fold hydrolase — translated: MAFTLRGVTTVLLPGTGSDDDYVYRAFAGPLHEAGAVVVAIAPQPANLVAGYLQALEDASRDGAIAVGGVSIGAAVAAAWALALPGRAVAVLAALPPWTGEPYSAPAALAARRTAAQLRTEGLAATMAQMRASSPVWLADELARSWLRQWPELPDALEEAAGYVSPSSAELERLSVPMGIVAASDDPIHPVEVALEWMSAAPRAALSTVTLDEFGPEPAVLGAACLAALQEAAG
- a CDS encoding DUF3710 domain-containing protein, which produces MAFGRRKNDDQRDETTETPAPAPADPELDDEGGPFDIEDFDNPDDAALARLDLGSVLVPMPAAGQVQVEMNEVGVPSAVWVVTTNGRFTIAAYAAPKSPGLWREVAGELADSLRNDNAKVSIEDGPWGREVVGTGAGVVRFVGVDGYRWMIRCVVNGAPESMDRLTVEAREAVADTVVRRGDTPLPVRTPLPVQLPEPMAEQLRQAAAQQAQMAAAQQALIQQQQAQGQQPTERRSASGSAMQQLRSSSSTGG
- the dut gene encoding dUTP diphosphatase, encoding MPTSLAVVRLDRDLPMPSRAHDGDAGVDLCSAEDVELGPGQRALVCTGIAVAIPHGMVGLVHPRSGLAARVGLSIVNSPGTIDAGYRGEVKVALINLDPATPIVIRRGDRIAQLLVQRVELPELVEVASFDEAGLADTTRGQGGHGSSGGHASL
- a CDS encoding DUF3093 domain-containing protein, producing the protein MSGSRVTSQSVRYRERLWVPWWWWPLGLGVATLIAKEVNMGVRTLPPWLPYAVLGAVAAGVLLWLGRTEVRVIADGSAVEVWAGQAHLPASVVRRSAEIPRTAKSAALGRQLDPAAYVLHRPWVGPLVLLVLDDPDDPTPYWLISARHPERVLSALRS
- a CDS encoding DUF4193 domain-containing protein; the encoded protein is MATDYDAPRRTETDDVSEDSLEELKARRNEAQSAVVDVDESDTGENFELPGADLSGEELSVRVIPKQADEFTCSSCFLVHHRSRLASDKNGVMICTDCAA
- the cei gene encoding envelope integrity protein Cei, whose product is MVAQITEGTAFDKRGRPFRRRNYLPGIIAVAVLFVITALVWGIVLTRPVDVREAAACNAPPTPADSSAPKLGEQVSRSTLIDVAPAKLADTKIRVLNASGQGGQAGDVAGALRDIGFAQPTAANDPVYANARLNCQGQIRFGANGRAGAAAVWLVAPCVELYQDDRKDDTVDLAIGTDFTTLAHSDDIDAVLAGLRPDATEPADSALIAKIHNGTC
- a CDS encoding inositol monophosphatase family protein translates to MSENRPDQLRAVAEQLAAEAAAFVRRRRAEIFGDGRMTAAGSVRSKSTPTDPVTVADTETERLVRDRLDALRPGEPILGEEGGGPAVGADGGVCWVVDPIDGTVNFVYGIPAYAISVAAQIDGVSVAGAVADVVSGDIYSAALGHGAHVLRDGERQVLRSSGADELAMALVGTGFGYAPRRRAEQSALLSRILPLVRDVRRIGSAALDLCMVAEGRLDAHYEHGLHVWDWAAGALVATEAGALVRLPDVDDGRAGLLVAAAPGIATQLIEALEKFGGLRPLE
- the ppgK gene encoding polyphosphate--glucose phosphotransferase; this encodes MTAAEPIAAGQNRGFGVDVGGSGVKGGIVDLDTGKLIGERFKMLTPQPATPEAIAKTVAEVVRHFEWTGPLGVTYPGVVVNGVAQTAANVDEAWIGANASEIIGAALDGQQVTVLNDADAAGLAEERYGAGRTESGVVVLLTFGTGIGSAVIHKGVLLPNTEFGHLEVGGKEAEHRAASSVKERKSWSYERWSEEVTRVLVTIENLIWPDLFIAGGGISRKSEKWIPLLKNRTPVVAAELLNEAGIVGAAMAASGDVTH
- a CDS encoding RNA polymerase sigma factor, which gives rise to MAATKASPATDEPVKRTATKTPAKKPAAEAANGSAPAKRATKAPAARAAAGDAEAAPKTGAVAKAAPKRATKAAGRAGKATKKPEDAVPETAGDVIADDLDTALDADPELDVAEDEIVLDELEDVAEEVEVAVEEGAEEAAPAAAEGEAADEDDISEPSEKDKASGDFVWDEEESEALRQARKDAELTASADSVRAYLKQIGKVALLNAEEEVELAKRIEAGLYATQKLAELAEKGEKLPVQQRRDMQWICRDGDRAKNHLLEANLRLVVSLAKRYTGRGMAFLDLIQEGNLGLIRAVEKFDYTKGYKFSTYATWWIRQAITRAMADQARTIRIPVHMVEVINKLGRIQRELLQDLGREPTPEELAREMDITPEKVLEIQQYAREPISLDQTIGDEGDSQLGDFIEDSEAVVAVDAVSFTLLQDQLQSVLETLSEREAGVVRLRFGLTDGQPRTLDEIGQVYGVTRERIRQIESKTMSKLRHPSRSQVLRDYLD
- a CDS encoding DUF7455 domain-containing protein; amino-acid sequence: MNATLTSPEMTRADRCDRCGAAARVRAKLPSGAELLFCQHHANEHQAKLAELAAVIEVAPSEA